In Stomatohabitans albus, one genomic interval encodes:
- the purD gene encoding phosphoribosylamine--glycine ligase, with amino-acid sequence MRVLLIGSGGREHALAAALVRSPSVEHVFCANGNPGIGEIAELKCINEVDAGQVLELAREVHADLVVIGPEAPLVAGVADRLRDAGFAVFGPGAAAAQIEGSKAFAKDVMASAGVDTARYIACDDIETALDALHEFDEQVVVKADGIAAGKGVLLCHSHDEARDALSLIMEDEAFGEAGARVVVEEMMTGPEASLFFLSDGKTVKPLPSAQDFKRVFDGDQGLNTGGMGAYSPVPAVDDAMANELATTIAQPVIDELARRGMPFIGLLYAGLMLTPTGVRVVEFNCRFGDPETQAILPRLRSDLGEVLLACAQGRLDEIGDLDIDPRDAVTVVLASGGYPGDYRTGLPITGLNQVHNVAVFHAGTATKDGQLVTKGGRVLAVTALGSSIRDARETVYDAVDTIQFDGKHARRDIAEYPTV; translated from the coding sequence ATGCGGGTACTGCTTATCGGTTCAGGTGGGCGTGAACATGCGCTGGCTGCGGCACTTGTCCGTTCACCATCGGTTGAACACGTCTTTTGTGCAAATGGCAACCCAGGTATTGGTGAGATTGCTGAACTTAAATGCATCAATGAAGTAGATGCAGGTCAGGTACTTGAACTGGCGCGTGAGGTACACGCCGACCTGGTCGTGATCGGTCCAGAAGCACCACTTGTGGCCGGTGTGGCTGATCGCTTGCGTGATGCCGGGTTTGCAGTGTTTGGGCCTGGGGCTGCGGCCGCACAGATTGAAGGGTCCAAAGCGTTTGCCAAAGATGTGATGGCCAGTGCTGGCGTAGATACCGCACGCTATATCGCTTGTGATGACATTGAAACGGCCCTTGATGCCTTACATGAATTCGATGAACAGGTTGTGGTGAAGGCAGACGGTATTGCCGCTGGGAAAGGGGTGCTGTTGTGTCATTCCCACGACGAGGCACGCGATGCACTCAGCCTGATCATGGAAGATGAAGCCTTTGGTGAAGCTGGTGCGCGTGTAGTCGTTGAAGAAATGATGACCGGGCCAGAAGCCAGCTTGTTCTTCCTGTCTGACGGTAAAACCGTTAAACCATTACCCAGCGCTCAGGATTTCAAACGGGTATTTGACGGAGACCAGGGCCTCAATACCGGTGGAATGGGGGCCTATTCCCCAGTGCCGGCGGTTGATGATGCCATGGCCAATGAGTTGGCAACCACCATCGCCCAGCCAGTGATTGATGAACTTGCTCGCCGTGGCATGCCGTTTATTGGGCTGCTTTATGCCGGACTGATGTTGACCCCTACGGGTGTGCGTGTGGTTGAGTTTAACTGCCGCTTTGGTGACCCGGAAACCCAAGCCATTTTGCCCCGACTTCGGTCTGATCTTGGTGAGGTGCTGCTTGCCTGTGCCCAAGGTCGATTGGACGAGATAGGGGACCTTGATATTGACCCGCGAGACGCGGTGACCGTCGTACTTGCCTCAGGTGGGTACCCCGGTGACTATCGGACCGGCCTCCCCATCACGGGCCTTAATCAGGTGCATAATGTAGCGGTCTTTCATGCAGGAACTGCAACAAAGGATGGACAGCTTGTCACTAAAGGTGGACGCGTATTGGCCGTAACTGCCCTTGGCAGTTCGATTCGTGATGCCCGTGAGACGGTATATGACGCTGTTGATACGATTCAGTTTGACGGCAAACATGCCAGGCGTGATATTGCCGAATATCCCACGGTGTAA
- a CDS encoding amino acid permease, producing the protein MDTHANTSPNPPMSGVANGDAGEEQGLKRSLGARHLNMIAIGGAIGTGLLVASGGSISQAGPGGALAAYAAIGVMVYLLMQSLGEMSTWLPASGSFETWATRWVSPSFGFAMGWNYWFNWAITLAAELVAVSVVMRYWFPDIPAIIWSALFLTLLFLMNAFTVRGFGESEFWFALIKVVTVVVFLGIGLLMILGILGGSSPGVSNWVMGEAPFVNGFLGTFSIMMIAGFSFQGTELLAVAAGEAANPDVTIPKAVRSVFFRITLFYIGAIAVIGFLLPYTDPNLLSADIEQVATSPFTLIFERAGILGAATLMNAVILTAILSAGSSGMYASSRMLYAMGVSGKAPKFFAKVDRRGVPMPALLATTAVGAFAFITSLIGDGAAYIWLINVSGLAGFIVWAGIAWSHYRFRKAFKAQGHAVSELPFRSKLYPAGPIVALLMVLAIIAGQNLEIFTGNATFLGVLSTYIGGIAFLAIWAGHKLVTKTKGVDPATADLSRIE; encoded by the coding sequence ATGGATACACACGCCAATACATCACCCAACCCGCCCATGTCAGGGGTGGCTAATGGTGATGCCGGTGAGGAACAAGGCTTGAAGCGCAGTCTGGGCGCTCGCCATCTCAACATGATCGCTATTGGTGGGGCTATCGGAACAGGGCTACTAGTGGCCTCTGGTGGGTCTATCAGCCAGGCAGGTCCCGGTGGTGCCCTGGCGGCATATGCCGCCATCGGGGTGATGGTGTACCTCCTGATGCAGTCGCTGGGTGAAATGTCAACGTGGCTCCCCGCATCGGGGAGTTTTGAAACGTGGGCAACACGTTGGGTAAGCCCGAGTTTTGGTTTTGCGATGGGCTGGAATTATTGGTTTAACTGGGCGATCACCCTGGCTGCTGAGCTTGTAGCTGTGTCGGTCGTGATGCGCTACTGGTTCCCTGACATACCGGCGATCATTTGGTCGGCACTATTTTTAACCCTGCTCTTTTTAATGAACGCCTTTACCGTGCGCGGCTTTGGTGAAAGCGAGTTTTGGTTTGCGCTTATTAAGGTCGTCACCGTTGTGGTGTTCTTGGGTATTGGCCTGTTGATGATTCTTGGCATTCTTGGAGGGTCATCACCGGGCGTGAGTAACTGGGTGATGGGTGAGGCTCCATTTGTGAACGGGTTCTTAGGCACCTTTTCAATCATGATGATTGCCGGCTTCTCATTCCAGGGAACAGAACTGCTCGCGGTGGCCGCTGGTGAAGCGGCAAACCCTGATGTGACGATCCCTAAGGCAGTTCGTTCGGTATTCTTTCGAATCACCTTGTTCTATATTGGCGCCATCGCCGTCATTGGGTTCTTATTGCCCTATACCGATCCCAATCTGCTCAGCGCTGACATCGAACAGGTAGCAACTTCTCCGTTCACGCTGATTTTTGAACGTGCCGGCATTCTAGGTGCCGCAACCTTGATGAACGCCGTTATCCTCACCGCTATTTTGTCTGCGGGGAGTTCGGGTATGTACGCTTCATCACGCATGTTGTATGCCATGGGGGTAAGCGGTAAAGCCCCAAAGTTCTTTGCCAAGGTGGATAGGCGTGGAGTACCGATGCCTGCGCTATTGGCTACAACCGCAGTAGGTGCGTTCGCCTTTATTACCTCCCTCATCGGTGATGGTGCGGCCTATATTTGGCTTATCAACGTGAGTGGCTTGGCTGGCTTCATCGTGTGGGCTGGTATCGCTTGGTCACACTACCGGTTCCGCAAAGCGTTTAAAGCCCAAGGCCATGCTGTAAGCGAACTCCCATTCCGGTCCAAGCTCTATCCGGCCGGGCCAATCGTGGCGTTGTTGATGGTGCTGGCCATTATTGCTGGTCAGAACCTTGAGATTTTCACCGGAAATGCCACCTTCCTTGGGGTGTTATCGACCTATATCGGCGGTATTGCATTCCTTGCGATTTGGGCTGGACATAAGCTCGTTACCAAAACAAAGGGCGTAGATCCCGCCACCGCAGACCTTTCTCGCATCGAATAG
- a CDS encoding SMP-30/gluconolactonase/LRE family protein, whose translation MTTDFKTLVPNPEGLTEIFEGGTWFEGPCWVPNKGVLRWSDVIGNCIWDHDPSTNETVKYREGVDHTNGRTIDIDGSVLQCSHGKRRVERDRDGEIDVLVDRFNGHRLNAPNDIVVRSDGTVFFTDPSYGMLVTPEGHPGRREYGDHYVFAYTTDGHLRPVVVDMVDPNGLAFSPDERLLYVADSALLTHDGRYGRHHVRVYEVEGLRVKNGQDFVEITQGVPDGLRIDEHGNIWCTQSDNLDQGRNAVIIFSPSGDEIGRIPVPKRIGNIAFGGADGSILYMAASSSIYAIETGTRDARFTREATYSNENRLWDMATDWQ comes from the coding sequence ATGACGACAGATTTCAAAACTCTAGTTCCAAACCCTGAGGGGTTGACTGAGATTTTTGAAGGGGGCACATGGTTTGAAGGGCCATGCTGGGTGCCAAACAAAGGGGTGCTGCGTTGGTCCGATGTAATCGGAAACTGCATCTGGGACCATGATCCGTCCACAAATGAAACGGTGAAATACCGTGAGGGAGTTGACCACACCAACGGTCGTACGATTGATATTGATGGTTCGGTCCTGCAGTGCTCCCACGGTAAGCGGCGGGTAGAGCGTGACCGTGATGGAGAAATTGATGTGCTCGTTGATCGGTTTAACGGGCACCGGCTGAACGCACCCAATGACATCGTGGTTCGTAGTGATGGCACCGTCTTTTTCACCGACCCGTCCTATGGCATGTTAGTAACCCCGGAAGGGCACCCTGGGCGGCGTGAATACGGTGACCACTACGTATTTGCCTACACTACAGACGGTCATCTGCGCCCGGTCGTGGTTGATATGGTGGACCCCAACGGGCTGGCCTTTAGCCCAGATGAACGCCTCCTATATGTGGCCGATTCTGCGCTGCTCACCCACGATGGGCGCTATGGCCGCCACCATGTGCGTGTCTATGAGGTGGAGGGGTTGCGCGTCAAGAACGGGCAAGACTTCGTTGAAATCACCCAAGGTGTACCAGACGGGCTGCGTATCGACGAGCACGGCAATATCTGGTGCACACAGTCGGACAACCTCGACCAAGGGCGAAATGCGGTCATCATCTTTAGCCCGTCCGGTGACGAGATCGGCCGTATCCCGGTACCTAAACGTATCGGCAATATCGCCTTTGGTGGGGCAGACGGCTCAATCCTCTATATGGCAGCATCAAGCTCCATCTACGCGATTGAAACAGGAACCCGTGACGCCCGCTTTACCCGTGAAGCCACCTACTCCAACGAAAACCGCCTCTGGGACATGGCAACCGACTGGCAGTAA
- a CDS encoding CPBP family intramembrane glutamic endopeptidase, translating to MELFSSAVIQVAIAALIPFIWWAFTARKETTFFHWIGFQWFKPTPSIWLWIVGALLLLAVPFLLLSSRLGGEATATQAFAGKGAAAIPDIAIFAIIQTGLSEELFFRGFLAKRCIARFGLQTGNSIQATIFGLLHLVMVYAILPDTLIALGVGFATMLGALVMAYVNESLADGSILPSWIIHASGNLLAGLAAAFNLFS from the coding sequence ATGGAACTGTTTTCGTCTGCGGTTATTCAAGTTGCAATTGCGGCGCTCATTCCGTTCATTTGGTGGGCGTTTACGGCCCGGAAAGAAACAACATTCTTTCATTGGATCGGGTTTCAATGGTTCAAACCAACACCTTCAATCTGGCTTTGGATAGTCGGCGCATTACTACTCCTCGCAGTTCCATTCTTGCTACTATCAAGCCGCCTTGGCGGTGAAGCCACGGCAACCCAAGCATTTGCCGGCAAAGGGGCCGCTGCGATTCCCGATATCGCAATATTTGCCATCATTCAGACTGGCCTCAGTGAGGAACTCTTTTTCCGTGGCTTCCTAGCCAAGCGGTGCATTGCCCGTTTTGGTCTGCAAACCGGCAACTCCATCCAGGCCACAATCTTCGGTCTTCTCCACCTGGTGATGGTGTACGCCATTCTTCCCGACACCCTCATCGCCCTCGGTGTGGGCTTTGCCACCATGCTCGGTGCTCTTGTTATGGCGTATGTGAACGAATCCCTCGCTGATGGTTCTATCCTCCCCAGCTGGATCATCCACGCATCCGGCAACCTACTCGCCGGCCTGGCTGCGGCTTTCAACCTATTTAGCTAA
- the purB gene encoding adenylosuccinate lyase: MIPNVLANRYASAQMQAIWSPEGKIRAERQLWIAVLKAQQALGVSVKPGAIEAYEAHVDDIDLDDIATREAITKHDVKARIESYNAAAGFEEIHKGMTSRDLTENVEQLQVKQSLDVIRTRVIAALAVLADQVAQHADTVLAARSHNVPAQPTTVGKRLANTGEEILYALNRLDDLIARYPLRGIKGPVGTQADMLTLLGSPEKVSELEHRVAEHLGVSTVLTNTGQVYPRSIDFDVVAAMHQLASGPANFARTIRLMAGQELATEGFLPGQVGSSAMPHKMNARSCERINGFHSILAGYVTMATHITGDQWNEGDVSCSVVRRVVLPDTFFAIDGLMATFLIVLGGLGFFDGMIAAELNRTLPFLATTTMLMQAVQQGAGREQAHEVIKTHAVAAALAMREGEPNNLVTRLGQDPAFPLDEAQIEAILANPSAFTGQASAQAQAFVTEVATLTAANPEAAAWRPGAIL, from the coding sequence ATGATCCCAAACGTTCTCGCAAACCGATACGCCAGCGCCCAGATGCAAGCTATTTGGAGCCCCGAAGGAAAGATTCGTGCAGAGCGTCAGCTCTGGATTGCGGTGTTGAAGGCCCAGCAGGCGCTCGGTGTTTCGGTTAAGCCGGGTGCGATTGAAGCCTATGAAGCGCATGTGGATGATATCGACCTAGATGATATTGCGACACGTGAAGCCATCACTAAACACGATGTAAAAGCTCGGATTGAAAGCTATAACGCCGCAGCCGGGTTTGAAGAGATCCACAAGGGCATGACAAGTCGTGACCTCACGGAAAATGTGGAGCAACTGCAGGTTAAGCAGTCACTCGACGTCATTCGTACCAGGGTTATTGCTGCCCTTGCTGTGCTTGCCGACCAGGTAGCCCAACATGCGGACACGGTACTTGCCGCTCGGAGCCATAATGTTCCCGCGCAGCCCACAACGGTTGGCAAGCGCCTGGCCAATACCGGAGAGGAAATACTGTATGCCCTTAACCGGCTTGATGATCTGATTGCGCGCTATCCTCTTCGCGGTATTAAAGGCCCCGTGGGTACCCAAGCCGACATGCTAACGTTGTTGGGTTCGCCTGAAAAGGTAAGTGAATTAGAGCATCGTGTTGCTGAGCACCTTGGTGTTTCAACGGTTTTAACGAATACCGGCCAGGTGTATCCACGTTCAATCGACTTTGATGTGGTTGCCGCCATGCACCAACTCGCCAGCGGCCCAGCAAACTTTGCGCGCACCATACGCCTTATGGCCGGTCAAGAACTCGCGACTGAGGGTTTTCTCCCTGGCCAGGTTGGTTCGTCGGCCATGCCACACAAGATGAATGCGCGCTCGTGTGAACGCATCAATGGGTTTCACTCAATCCTGGCCGGCTATGTCACCATGGCCACCCACATCACTGGTGACCAATGGAACGAAGGAGATGTGTCATGTTCGGTCGTTCGCCGGGTTGTCCTTCCAGACACCTTCTTTGCTATCGACGGCCTCATGGCGACCTTCCTCATCGTCCTTGGTGGGCTTGGATTCTTTGACGGGATGATTGCCGCAGAGCTCAATCGTACGCTGCCCTTCTTAGCCACAACCACCATGTTGATGCAGGCGGTGCAACAAGGGGCCGGGCGTGAACAAGCCCATGAGGTCATTAAAACCCATGCAGTTGCTGCGGCACTGGCCATGCGTGAAGGCGAGCCGAATAACCTGGTTACCCGTCTGGGACAAGACCCAGCCTTCCCACTTGATGAAGCCCAAATTGAGGCCATCTTGGCAAACCCGTCGGCGTTCACCGGCCAAGCCAGCGCACAGGCGCAGGCATTTGTTACCGAGGTAGCCACATTAACCGCCGCCAACCCTGAGGCAGCTGCCTGGCGACCTGGCGCCATTCTTTGA
- a CDS encoding DUF1540 domain-containing protein — protein sequence MSATLTSCSVSDCAFNHNGCSAPAITMGNTCSTFSVLDILAGHEGVDTSVATCSRTSCAHNDKLICTADVVTVGGNVAFCESFSAR from the coding sequence ATGTCTGCCACCCTTACCTCCTGCTCTGTAAGCGATTGCGCCTTTAACCACAATGGCTGCTCCGCTCCCGCCATCACGATGGGCAACACCTGCTCTACTTTCTCGGTGCTGGATATCCTTGCCGGCCATGAAGGTGTTGATACCTCTGTAGCCACCTGCAGCCGCACATCTTGTGCGCACAACGACAAGCTGATCTGCACAGCCGATGTGGTTACCGTCGGTGGCAACGTTGCCTTCTGTGAGAGCTTCTCCGCTCGCTAA
- a CDS encoding antibiotic biosynthesis monooxygenase, whose protein sequence is MSYITINTLEIPKGAEEVLEGRFRDRKHEVDNEPGFLGFQLLRPVEGTERYFVITTWETKAHFDAWMVKRAERKAHEPQGKPAPITTDHKMMQFEVVDL, encoded by the coding sequence ATGTCATATATAACGATTAATACTCTTGAAATTCCGAAAGGCGCTGAAGAAGTATTAGAAGGTCGCTTTCGTGATCGCAAGCATGAAGTGGATAATGAGCCAGGGTTTTTAGGATTTCAATTATTACGCCCCGTTGAAGGTACGGAGCGTTATTTTGTGATTACTACGTGGGAAACTAAAGCACACTTTGATGCCTGGATGGTGAAGCGCGCAGAGCGAAAAGCCCATGAGCCCCAAGGGAAACCAGCGCCTATAACCACAGACCACAAGATGATGCAGTTTGAGGTTGTAGACCTTTAA
- a CDS encoding precorrin-2 dehydrogenase/sirohydrochlorin ferrochelatase family protein, translated as MKNYFPIMLDLSGTPVWCVGGGEMAAAKVGPMIDAGAQVTLISPEVHELLQERVAEIIPREYQTGDIKPSNQPALVVAASDVREVNAQVKADADALGLWCLRIDQAGDMSLPARVPVDDLTVAVATGVPALTARLSAHLAHDIDPKWAEAAEVLRELRRDVDVRKALSALPQSERAANWRLTVDAALDGENDRFALLRILTGLEY; from the coding sequence GTGAAGAATTATTTTCCAATCATGCTGGATTTATCCGGCACGCCAGTGTGGTGTGTAGGTGGTGGTGAAATGGCTGCCGCCAAGGTTGGCCCGATGATTGACGCCGGTGCGCAGGTCACACTCATTTCCCCCGAGGTTCATGAACTGCTCCAAGAACGGGTAGCAGAGATCATTCCGCGTGAGTATCAAACGGGGGATATCAAGCCAAGTAATCAGCCTGCCCTTGTGGTGGCTGCCTCTGATGTGCGTGAGGTCAACGCACAGGTCAAAGCCGATGCCGACGCCCTTGGGTTGTGGTGTTTACGTATTGACCAGGCGGGAGATATGAGTTTGCCTGCACGGGTTCCTGTTGATGACTTGACGGTCGCCGTTGCTACTGGTGTACCAGCGTTGACAGCTCGCCTTAGTGCCCATCTCGCCCATGATATTGACCCAAAGTGGGCCGAAGCCGCTGAGGTGTTGCGTGAGCTGCGTCGAGATGTTGACGTTCGTAAAGCGTTGTCAGCACTACCGCAAAGTGAACGAGCCGCCAATTGGCGGTTAACGGTTGACGCAGCCCTTGATGGCGAGAATGATCGCTTTGCGCTCTTGCGTATTTTGACTGGTTTGGAGTACTAG
- a CDS encoding sugar phosphate isomerase/epimerase — translation MAPEILAATGPLVLTPLPMVMRCIAKAGFSSVEVMSGFNRATHDPGRIKSAANAYGLDVAAIHGPFLLAQRHLMGAYSTKCIQSMRLAQKVGAKVMIAHSPFRFEPWSMRWLFNNVDRLEAETGVFFAMENLYPAHGVNAAAVITIDQMRPFKHLTMDTSHAAVSGIDLFDMFDELRDQIVHLHVADNYGKGVDSHAPLGSGVLPLARFLRHVGDSGWDGTITLELDVRAYLDTPRSLSEFLARQRLKCEAALAGEVTDKDW, via the coding sequence ATGGCTCCTGAGATTCTTGCGGCTACTGGTCCGCTTGTCCTTACCCCGTTGCCGATGGTCATGCGCTGTATTGCGAAGGCTGGTTTTTCAAGCGTCGAAGTTATGTCCGGGTTTAATCGTGCCACTCATGATCCTGGACGCATTAAAAGCGCTGCAAATGCCTACGGACTAGACGTGGCCGCTATTCACGGGCCATTTCTCCTTGCACAACGGCATCTCATGGGTGCGTACTCAACAAAGTGCATTCAGTCCATGCGGCTTGCCCAAAAGGTTGGGGCCAAGGTCATGATCGCCCACAGCCCGTTTCGCTTTGAACCGTGGAGTATGCGGTGGCTATTTAACAACGTGGATCGGCTAGAAGCTGAAACAGGGGTCTTCTTTGCCATGGAAAACCTCTACCCAGCACACGGAGTCAACGCCGCTGCGGTCATCACGATTGACCAAATGCGTCCATTTAAACATCTGACCATGGACACGAGCCATGCTGCGGTATCAGGTATTGACCTCTTTGATATGTTCGACGAACTGCGTGACCAGATCGTGCATCTCCACGTGGCCGACAATTACGGCAAGGGGGTAGACAGTCACGCACCGCTTGGCTCTGGAGTCCTCCCACTCGCACGTTTTTTGCGACATGTTGGCGACAGTGGCTGGGATGGCACGATCACGTTAGAACTTGATGTGCGCGCCTATCTTGACACGCCGCGCTCATTGAGCGAGTTTTTAGCTCGACAACGCCTGAAGTGTGAAGCTGCCCTCGCAGGCGAAGTAACTGACAAGGACTGGTAA
- a CDS encoding adenine phosphoribosyltransferase codes for MPLYTSAQQAITALMRSVPDFPEPGVLFRDLTPVLANATGFQLLTDHMADVARTHKAELIAGLDARGFVFGAAVAKAVGTGCLAVRKAGKLPPPVLREEYALEYGTAALELPGEGIDVMGVRVLIVDDVLATGGTVNASRALLERAGAHVVGTSVVLELEALGGRSRLSDMPIDSILSL; via the coding sequence ATGCCCCTCTATACCTCTGCTCAACAAGCGATTACTGCCCTAATGCGGTCGGTTCCCGACTTTCCCGAACCCGGCGTACTCTTTCGAGACCTTACCCCCGTGCTGGCCAACGCCACAGGTTTTCAACTACTCACCGACCACATGGCAGATGTGGCCCGAACCCATAAGGCTGAGCTAATAGCTGGGCTAGATGCTCGTGGGTTTGTCTTTGGTGCTGCGGTTGCTAAAGCTGTTGGTACCGGATGTCTCGCCGTACGCAAAGCAGGCAAATTACCTCCGCCTGTACTGCGTGAGGAATATGCACTCGAATATGGCACGGCTGCACTCGAACTTCCCGGTGAGGGCATTGACGTCATGGGTGTGCGAGTGTTGATAGTTGACGATGTACTAGCCACAGGAGGCACCGTGAATGCCAGCCGTGCGCTCCTCGAACGTGCTGGCGCCCATGTCGTTGGTACCTCGGTCGTACTTGAGCTCGAAGCCCTTGGCGGGCGTTCACGCCTATCCGATATGCCCATTGACTCGATTTTGAGTCTATGA
- a CDS encoding 2-phosphosulfolactate phosphatase gives MNHHLDAKTEPNQPDWVCVGPEAITNATGTVVVIDVLRAFTTACVVWANQPASYELTASVETALARKAEGAIVIGEVNGAKVDGFDYGNSPAEPGLATTTGKVVVHRSSNGTTAVERAENAKRLFCASFNNATATYEAIKNDTDVTFCITGKGFRPGSAALDGDEDQACADFIMALRHGRIINPEAYTARIHTSNAGRDESTNPAHDRAIATQIDTYPHALIVTRTQSRIWLHPT, from the coding sequence ATGAATCACCACCTTGACGCAAAAACCGAGCCGAACCAGCCAGATTGGGTATGCGTTGGCCCTGAAGCGATTACGAACGCCACGGGCACGGTCGTGGTCATTGATGTGTTGCGGGCGTTCACGACTGCGTGTGTGGTGTGGGCCAATCAACCGGCCTCTTATGAACTCACCGCGAGCGTAGAAACTGCACTCGCAAGAAAAGCAGAAGGCGCCATAGTGATTGGTGAAGTCAATGGCGCCAAGGTTGATGGCTTCGACTATGGCAACTCACCTGCCGAACCTGGCTTAGCTACAACCACTGGCAAGGTTGTGGTTCATCGCTCCTCAAACGGTACGACGGCGGTCGAACGGGCGGAGAACGCTAAACGCCTGTTTTGTGCAAGTTTTAACAATGCCACCGCAACCTACGAGGCAATCAAGAACGACACTGACGTAACATTTTGCATCACCGGCAAAGGGTTTCGTCCTGGGAGTGCAGCCTTGGACGGCGATGAAGACCAAGCCTGCGCTGATTTCATCATGGCACTCCGTCATGGCCGCATTATCAACCCTGAGGCCTACACGGCACGGATTCATACGTCTAATGCCGGACGAGATGAATCCACCAATCCAGCCCACGACCGAGCTATCGCCACTCAGATAGACACCTATCCTCACGCCTTGATCGTTACTCGAACCCAAAGCCGTATCTGGTTGCACCCAACCTAA
- the proC gene encoding pyrroline-5-carboxylate reductase produces the protein MITTILGCGTIGKAVLAANLANGGEPAHFRAVTSRPERAELVADEFGVVAGVNARVLVHDADLVVLGVKPHQLTDVLKSVASDLAPGVTLLSLAAGVTSAAIEEAIPGAHVIRAMPNLGARIGKSATSVSYGALATEADMARARQVLEPAGTVTEVPEHLINAVIGVAGSAPAWFLTVLEAVIDAGVANGLSYDAATQMAASTMEATAALVKETGTDPGVLRKAVCSPGGTTIAGMAAAEQAGLRAATMAAVQAAHDRGVELS, from the coding sequence GTGATTACGACGATATTGGGTTGTGGAACGATAGGTAAGGCTGTCTTGGCAGCTAATCTCGCTAATGGCGGTGAACCTGCACATTTCAGAGCCGTGACGAGTCGGCCAGAACGAGCCGAATTAGTGGCCGATGAGTTTGGTGTGGTTGCTGGGGTGAACGCTCGGGTTCTTGTGCACGACGCCGATCTTGTTGTCCTCGGCGTGAAACCTCACCAACTCACTGATGTGCTCAAATCTGTAGCAAGTGACCTTGCACCAGGTGTCACGCTGCTCAGTTTGGCTGCTGGGGTGACGAGTGCCGCCATAGAAGAAGCGATTCCTGGTGCCCATGTCATCCGCGCCATGCCGAACCTCGGTGCACGCATTGGTAAGTCGGCTACCTCGGTCAGCTATGGGGCATTGGCCACCGAAGCCGACATGGCTCGCGCACGCCAGGTACTTGAGCCGGCTGGCACGGTCACTGAGGTACCTGAGCATCTCATCAACGCCGTTATCGGGGTGGCTGGTAGCGCTCCGGCCTGGTTTTTAACCGTTCTTGAAGCAGTCATTGACGCCGGGGTGGCAAACGGGTTGTCCTACGATGCGGCTACCCAGATGGCCGCATCAACGATGGAAGCCACTGCTGCACTAGTCAAAGAAACTGGCACTGACCCTGGTGTGCTGCGCAAGGCCGTGTGCAGCCCTGGTGGTACGACCATTGCGGGCATGGCTGCAGCTGAACAGGCAGGCTTACGGGCGGCCACGATGGCTGCCGTACAAGCGGCACATGACCGTGGTGTTGAACTGTCTTAG